A stretch of the Kushneria konosiri genome encodes the following:
- a CDS encoding mechanosensitive ion channel family protein, whose translation MQATTGLWTLTAMRRLGAMIMLAMIVLAGTPKAHASAAELAGLGGGNKEGAGGSEQVSPQQMRDSLDQLISTLENSEQRASLLKGLRELREASQARIDGDSGEGASGRGLLGALATTFEEVTGQNGEGRSLIESWQRRGNSALDDLSERFGNRDSRWSLIRDFLMTLAVQLVIGLLLYTLIRVVGKHYGVIQRLPEQPTAVTLIRYCLRRLLPMGVAFAATLVMTFRMGPSPGMILATTLGWAALCGMVFASVCEVVFSLFSWGHRRTALRLLRQQAAWPLFYIGSVAALGDALNANLLTEALGSSLAGFSAEIVNIAAVLLTGFFVVRFRRPIRHLIRNRPLSQRREGGAISDLIQVLGKVWHIPALLIVAASLLAILTYSGDVRSVFARALLTAGLMIVTLIVTGLLRRNSQQVRQRPRRSLYVRRLTRFGYVLCHLACWIIFAECAAQAWGFSILNLGRTGGVGERIARPLISIGLTVLICWLIWILTDTAIHRAMTSTSRSQRGRARRARAETITPLMRNVVFVTILVIGTIVALANLGVNVTPLLAGAGVIGLAVGFGAQTLVQDLITGIFILVEDTLAIDDFVDVGGNLGTVEKLSLRTIRLRDLDGIVHSVPFSQIKAVQNYSREFGYAMFRVRVPQRMTIDRAIEMIEETAGGMRNDPLFRFKIWSALEMQGVESFTEGSAIVRARFRTAPVMQWEVAREFNLRLKRRMDEEGFDLAVPRTSVHLENLDGLLEHLRGGRPGEARREVMVAPPDSHDEGTDAGGAPDGAPPDGGASRP comes from the coding sequence ATGCAGGCGACAACAGGGCTTTGGACGCTGACAGCCATGCGCCGACTGGGCGCAATGATAATGCTGGCGATGATTGTACTGGCCGGGACGCCGAAGGCACATGCTTCGGCCGCCGAGCTTGCCGGGCTGGGTGGGGGAAACAAGGAGGGCGCCGGCGGCAGTGAGCAGGTCTCTCCCCAGCAGATGCGTGATTCGCTGGATCAGCTGATTTCGACGCTTGAAAACAGCGAGCAGCGAGCCTCGCTGCTCAAGGGGTTGCGTGAGCTTCGCGAGGCCAGTCAGGCGCGTATCGACGGCGACAGTGGTGAAGGCGCGTCCGGGCGCGGATTACTCGGCGCGCTGGCCACCACCTTTGAGGAGGTGACCGGTCAGAACGGAGAAGGGCGCAGTCTGATCGAGAGCTGGCAGCGCCGGGGCAACAGTGCGCTGGACGATCTGTCCGAACGATTTGGCAATCGTGACAGCCGCTGGTCATTGATTCGCGACTTTCTGATGACGCTGGCAGTACAGCTGGTCATCGGGCTGCTGCTTTACACGCTGATCCGGGTGGTGGGCAAACATTATGGTGTCATTCAGCGACTGCCCGAGCAGCCGACCGCCGTCACGCTGATACGTTACTGTCTGCGCCGACTGCTGCCCATGGGCGTGGCCTTTGCGGCCACCCTGGTGATGACCTTTCGAATGGGGCCTTCACCCGGCATGATACTGGCCACGACGCTGGGATGGGCGGCGCTTTGCGGCATGGTCTTTGCCTCGGTCTGTGAGGTGGTCTTTTCGCTGTTTTCCTGGGGGCATCGGCGCACGGCGCTGCGGCTGCTGCGCCAGCAGGCGGCATGGCCGCTTTTTTACATCGGCAGCGTGGCCGCACTGGGCGATGCCCTGAATGCCAATCTGCTGACCGAGGCGCTGGGCAGCAGTCTGGCCGGCTTCAGCGCCGAGATCGTCAACATTGCCGCGGTGCTTCTGACCGGCTTTTTCGTGGTGCGCTTTCGCCGCCCGATTCGTCATCTGATTCGTAACCGCCCGCTGAGCCAGCGTCGTGAGGGTGGCGCCATCAGTGACCTGATTCAGGTGCTGGGCAAGGTCTGGCACATTCCGGCGCTATTGATCGTTGCCGCTTCGCTGCTGGCCATTCTGACCTACAGCGGTGACGTGCGCTCGGTCTTTGCTCGGGCGCTGCTCACGGCCGGGCTCATGATCGTAACCCTGATCGTGACCGGTCTTTTGCGGCGCAACAGTCAGCAGGTGCGCCAGCGGCCGCGCCGCTCGCTCTATGTCAGGCGTCTGACCCGATTTGGTTATGTGCTGTGCCATCTGGCCTGCTGGATCATCTTTGCCGAGTGTGCCGCTCAGGCGTGGGGTTTTTCGATACTCAATCTTGGACGCACCGGGGGCGTGGGCGAGCGTATTGCCCGGCCGCTGATCAGTATCGGCCTGACGGTGCTGATCTGCTGGCTGATCTGGATTCTGACCGACACGGCCATTCATCGTGCCATGACCTCCACCTCGCGCTCCCAGCGCGGGCGCGCACGACGGGCCCGGGCCGAGACGATCACGCCCCTGATGCGCAATGTGGTGTTTGTCACCATTCTGGTGATCGGGACGATCGTGGCCCTGGCCAATCTGGGCGTGAATGTGACACCGCTGCTGGCCGGTGCCGGTGTGATCGGTCTGGCGGTCGGCTTTGGTGCTCAGACGCTGGTGCAGGATCTGATCACCGGCATTTTCATTCTGGTAGAAGACACACTTGCCATCGATGACTTTGTCGATGTGGGTGGCAATCTGGGGACGGTTGAAAAGCTCAGTCTGCGTACCATTCGGCTGCGCGATCTGGATGGCATTGTGCATTCAGTGCCTTTCAGTCAGATCAAGGCGGTGCAGAACTACTCGCGCGAGTTCGGCTACGCCATGTTCCGTGTGCGCGTGCCGCAGCGCATGACCATCGATCGGGCCATCGAGATGATTGAGGAGACCGCTGGCGGCATGCGTAATGATCCGCTGTTTCGCTTCAAGATCTGGTCGGCGCTCGAGATGCAGGGGGTGGAAAGCTTTACCGAAGGCTCGGCCATCGTACGAGCACGCTTTCGTACCGCCCCGGTCATGCAGTGGGAGGTAGCGCGTGAATTCAATTTGCGTCTCAAGCGGCGCATGGATGAAGAAGGCTTCGATCTGGCCGTGCCACGCACTAGCGTCCATCTGGAAAATCTCGATGGCCTGCTGGAACATCTACGAGGCGGACGCCCGGGCGAGGCGCGCCGGGAGGTTATGGTTGCCCCTCCCGACTCACATGACGAAGGGACAGATGCCGGCGGCGCGCCGGATGGCGCCCCGCCGGACGGTGGGGCGTCGCGCCCCTGA
- a CDS encoding TRAP transporter permease: MNTRVDSRDIPDDKHDGAELPGGLAGSQDTAALDPALLEKYDRESAIRHSLPTFFARVVTVLGVLLALFHLYTSTAGPLIDIQQRSIHLYTLLALAFVLYPFTRKGARDRVPIRDVILAVLALGIGVYMILSTQRIILAAGRITDLDMVVGIVAILLVLDATRRVTGWGLTLLATAFLAYGIYARLSFYPELNPNILMAIGRQLMSHLVYITEGLLGSAIAVSASYIILFILFGAFLGKSGLGQLFNDLALAVAGHSRGGPAKVAVIASGFLGSINGSAIANVVTTGAFTIPLMKKTGYKPNFAGAVEAAASVGGQILPPIMGAAAFIMAEVLSVPYTQVMLAGIIPALLFYLGVLIQVHLRALRNGLKGIPRDQLSPVRAVMIERGHLLIPMAVLIWLLADGRAPFFAAFWSIGATVLICGTRRVVIGLSLILLALIFQPQLEGVIVGRGIPDVGIDRLWLLAVIVVPVVVNALRASKGIVAETMTARDCVDAMEGGIRNAIPVAVACGAVGIIVGVATLTGIALEAADAVVALGSQIPSPMIQLMVTLLLTMLASIVLGMGLPSIPTYIITSTMAAPILLNLPLFRELSGSNDTAVFVAHMFVFYFGIFANLTPPVALAAYAGAGISGGSPNATGFQAMKLAIAGFVVPFMFVFAHEMLMIDSTVANISVVLVTSVAGVTLLAVAAEGYLWTKVNMVVRILSLVGALMLIFPGVWTDIGGAAIAVIVFVTNRALAAREGAGASGSPA; encoded by the coding sequence ATGAACACACGGGTGGATAGCCGTGATATCCCGGACGACAAGCATGATGGTGCCGAGCTGCCCGGAGGCCTGGCAGGTAGTCAGGATACCGCAGCGCTGGACCCGGCCCTGCTGGAGAAATATGACCGCGAGAGTGCCATTCGCCACAGCCTGCCGACCTTCTTTGCCCGTGTGGTCACCGTTCTCGGCGTGCTGCTGGCGCTTTTCCACCTCTATACCTCAACGGCCGGGCCGCTGATCGATATTCAGCAGCGCAGCATTCACCTCTACACGCTGCTGGCGCTGGCCTTTGTGCTCTATCCCTTCACCCGCAAGGGCGCGCGCGATCGGGTGCCGATTCGTGACGTGATTCTGGCAGTATTGGCGCTTGGTATCGGCGTTTACATGATCCTTTCCACCCAGCGAATCATTCTGGCCGCCGGGCGTATCACGGATCTGGATATGGTGGTTGGTATCGTGGCCATTCTGCTGGTGCTGGATGCCACCCGTCGTGTGACCGGCTGGGGCCTGACACTGCTGGCCACGGCCTTTCTGGCCTATGGCATCTACGCTCGGCTGTCGTTCTACCCCGAACTGAATCCAAACATCCTGATGGCCATCGGCCGTCAGCTGATGTCGCATCTGGTCTACATCACCGAAGGTCTGCTGGGCTCGGCCATTGCCGTGTCGGCCAGCTATATCATTTTGTTCATCCTGTTTGGCGCCTTTCTGGGCAAGTCGGGGTTGGGTCAGTTGTTCAATGACCTGGCGCTGGCGGTAGCGGGTCACTCCCGTGGCGGGCCGGCCAAGGTGGCGGTGATCGCCAGTGGTTTTCTGGGCTCAATCAACGGCTCGGCGATTGCCAACGTGGTCACGACCGGTGCCTTCACCATTCCGTTGATGAAAAAGACCGGCTACAAGCCAAACTTTGCCGGTGCCGTGGAAGCCGCGGCCAGCGTCGGTGGCCAGATTCTGCCCCCCATCATGGGGGCGGCCGCCTTCATCATGGCCGAAGTGCTGTCGGTGCCTTATACCCAGGTCATGCTGGCCGGCATTATCCCGGCACTGCTCTTTTATCTCGGCGTTCTGATCCAGGTTCACCTGCGCGCGTTGCGCAACGGTCTCAAGGGCATTCCGCGGGATCAGCTCTCGCCGGTAAGGGCGGTCATGATCGAGCGCGGCCACCTTCTGATTCCCATGGCGGTGTTGATCTGGCTGCTGGCCGATGGGCGTGCGCCGTTTTTTGCTGCCTTCTGGTCGATCGGCGCCACGGTGTTGATCTGCGGTACGCGTCGCGTGGTCATCGGGTTATCCCTGATTCTGCTGGCGCTGATCTTTCAGCCGCAGCTGGAAGGGGTGATCGTGGGTCGCGGCATTCCGGATGTCGGCATTGATCGACTGTGGCTGCTGGCAGTGATTGTGGTACCGGTGGTGGTCAATGCGCTGCGGGCCAGCAAGGGCATCGTTGCCGAGACCATGACTGCGCGTGATTGCGTCGATGCTATGGAAGGCGGCATTCGCAACGCCATTCCGGTCGCCGTTGCCTGTGGAGCCGTGGGCATTATCGTGGGCGTTGCCACGCTTACCGGCATCGCGCTGGAGGCGGCCGATGCTGTTGTGGCGCTTGGCTCGCAGATTCCCAGTCCGATGATTCAGCTGATGGTCACGCTGCTTCTGACCATGCTGGCGTCCATCGTGCTGGGCATGGGGCTGCCCAGTATCCCGACCTACATCATTACCAGCACCATGGCAGCGCCGATTCTTTTGAACCTGCCGCTGTTTCGCGAGCTTTCGGGCAGCAACGACACGGCCGTGTTCGTGGCGCACATGTTTGTGTTCTACTTCGGCATCTTTGCCAACCTGACGCCGCCGGTAGCACTGGCTGCCTATGCCGGTGCCGGTATCAGCGGTGGCTCACCCAATGCCACCGGCTTTCAGGCCATGAAACTCGCCATTGCGGGATTTGTGGTGCCCTTCATGTTCGTTTTCGCCCACGAAATGCTGATGATTGATTCCACGGTGGCCAATATCTCGGTGGTGCTGGTGACCAGCGTGGCGGGCGTTACCCTGCTGGCGGTGGCAGCAGAGGGCTATCTGTGGACGAAGGTCAACATGGTCGTGCGGATACTGTCGCTCGTGGGGGCCTTGATGCTGATCTTCCCGGGCGTCTGGACCGACATCGGTGGCGCGGCGATCGCCGTGATCGTGTTTGTCACCAACCGGGCGCTGGCCGCCAGGGAAGGGGCAGGGGCGTCAGGCAGCCCTGCCTGA
- a CDS encoding type B 50S ribosomal protein L31 produces MKAGIHPQYRTVIFHDTNADTHFKIRSTVSTSETIEFEGETYPLVRLDISSASHPFYTGQQRQASSEGRAAQFRRRFGNFGTRNNAQ; encoded by the coding sequence ATGAAAGCAGGCATCCATCCCCAGTACCGCACGGTGATCTTCCACGACACCAATGCCGATACACACTTCAAGATTCGTTCGACGGTAAGCACCAGCGAAACCATCGAGTTTGAAGGCGAGACCTATCCGCTGGTACGTCTGGATATTTCTTCCGCCTCGCATCCCTTCTATACCGGCCAGCAGCGTCAGGCCAGCTCCGAAGGTCGTGCAGCGCAGTTCCGTCGTCGCTTCGGCAACTTCGGCACGCGCAACAACGCGCAGTAA
- a CDS encoding DUF1850 domain-containing protein, translating to MSHRRGWLVLYALVLLLVFCWPRPWLVVSERHVGSADERRYAFSGDDGTRFSLRWQHSVEREDWVETFELTPGGINVVRSRFKTFGAGVPDSGRPSRLEHGWVVLDGLHRSVDPLLVQAAEREHYRLGYGGHWFDLAALGPAPILHFQQQRLPPIMVMAALWRPWWHRMTRGHQNPWDGTERTT from the coding sequence GTGTCCCATCGTCGCGGCTGGCTGGTGCTGTATGCACTGGTGTTGCTGCTGGTGTTTTGCTGGCCCCGGCCATGGCTGGTGGTCAGCGAACGCCATGTCGGTAGTGCTGATGAACGGCGCTACGCGTTCTCCGGCGATGATGGGACACGGTTTTCGCTGCGCTGGCAGCATTCAGTCGAGCGTGAAGACTGGGTTGAAACCTTCGAGTTGACCCCGGGCGGCATCAATGTGGTGCGCAGTCGCTTCAAGACCTTTGGTGCTGGCGTTCCGGATTCCGGTCGGCCCAGCCGTCTCGAGCACGGCTGGGTCGTTCTGGACGGTCTTCACCGATCTGTAGATCCCTTGCTGGTACAGGCCGCCGAGCGCGAGCATTATCGCCTTGGATATGGCGGACACTGGTTCGACCTCGCCGCACTCGGACCGGCCCCGATCCTGCATTTTCAACAACAACGTCTGCCACCAATCATGGTCATGGCAGCCCTGTGGCGCCCCTGGTGGCACCGAATGACCCGTGGGCACCAGAATCCCTGGGACGGTACGGAGAGAACAACATGA
- a CDS encoding LLM class flavin-dependent oxidoreductase, whose amino-acid sequence MSLLANTRLSVLDLAPVRQGGTIRETFDNTVSLARHAEALGYHRFWLAEHHNAAGIASAATSVLIGHVAGATSTIRVGSGGVMLPNHPPLVVAEQFGTLATLYPDRIDLGLGRAPGTDGATIAALGRNPQSGVHDFPQQVAELARYLGDEQPGQRVSAWPGQGTHVPLWLLGSSGYSAQLAAHLGLPFAFAGQFAPGYMMEALRLYRSQFQPSEVLDEPYAMAGIPLIAADTDEEAQYQATTQQQKFLSLIRGRRIQLAPPVREMDWSPHEQAAISNNLGASIVGGPDTVRRELEAFIERTGVNEVMVNSDFFDHADRLRSYEILADIRSGRR is encoded by the coding sequence ATGTCCCTACTTGCCAATACTCGCCTGTCCGTACTGGATCTGGCACCCGTGCGTCAGGGCGGCACCATCCGTGAGACGTTCGACAACACGGTGTCTCTGGCGCGTCACGCCGAGGCGCTGGGCTATCACCGTTTCTGGCTGGCCGAGCACCACAACGCCGCCGGCATCGCCAGCGCGGCCACTTCGGTGCTGATCGGCCATGTGGCCGGCGCCACTTCGACCATCCGGGTCGGGTCCGGTGGCGTCATGCTGCCCAACCACCCTCCCCTGGTGGTCGCCGAGCAGTTCGGCACGCTGGCAACACTCTATCCCGATCGCATCGATCTGGGGCTGGGGCGCGCCCCGGGCACCGATGGCGCCACCATCGCCGCACTGGGCCGCAATCCTCAAAGCGGGGTGCATGACTTTCCCCAGCAGGTGGCAGAACTCGCTCGCTATCTGGGCGATGAGCAGCCAGGACAGCGCGTCAGTGCCTGGCCGGGACAGGGCACCCATGTACCGCTCTGGTTGCTGGGTTCCAGCGGCTACAGCGCGCAGCTCGCGGCGCACCTGGGCCTGCCATTCGCCTTTGCCGGCCAGTTTGCTCCGGGCTACATGATGGAAGCACTACGACTGTATCGCAGTCAGTTCCAGCCCTCGGAAGTACTCGACGAGCCCTACGCAATGGCCGGCATTCCGCTGATCGCGGCCGACACCGATGAAGAGGCGCAGTATCAGGCCACGACACAGCAGCAGAAATTTTTATCGCTCATTCGCGGACGTCGTATCCAGCTGGCACCCCCGGTGCGGGAAATGGACTGGAGCCCGCATGAGCAGGCGGCCATCTCCAACAATCTGGGCGCTTCAATCGTGGGTGGACCGGACACCGTTCGTCGTGAACTTGAGGCCTTTATCGAGCGTACGGGGGTCAATGAAGTGATGGTCAACTCGGATTTCTTCGATCATGCCGACCGGCTGCGCAGCTACGAAATCCTCGCCGACATCCGGTCGGGACGCCGTTAA